The DNA sequence CGGCAGTATGATGACGGCTTAAAAATCTGGTTTGCAGCACCCCGGGAGAACGAGAAACCGTTCACTGATTCAGAGAGGGCTCAGAAATGGCGACTGTCTCTGGCATCTCTCTTGTTTTTCACAGTCCTGCTCTCTGATCACTTGTGGTTCTGCGCCGAGGCAAAACTGACCAGGACCCGAGACAAGGAGCATCATCATCAGCAACAGCATCAACAGCAACAGCAGCGGCAGCAggagcagcaacagcagcaacagcagcagcagcaacagcagcagcaacagcagcggCAGCAGGAGCCCTCCTGGCCAGCGCTATATACTAGCATGGGGGAGTCCTCGCCTACCGTACAGGCACACAGACTCCTCTCTTCCTCATCATCACCCACCCTCCCCCCCTCTCCTAGCAGCAGCGGGAGCAgccgcggcggcggcggcggcggcggcaacGGCGGCGGTAGCAGCAGTAGCGGCCACAGCAGCAGAGGACAAAATAATCAGAACAAGGCTATTTTTCTAGGAAACTCCACGAAACCTCTGTGGCGCCTGGAGACGTGTTACCCTGAGGCCGCCTCCTCAGGCCAGTGCTTCATAGTTGAGGATGCGGACTCTGTGTGCCAGAGGAACTGGAGTCAGGTAATAGAGGAGGAGCCCCAGCAGCAGGTGACAGGGAAGCATAAAACTCCTCACTTGAAGGATTTCTACCTTCCCTTTTGTAATTCCTATACATTTTGGGAGTTGTTCTCTGGGTTGTCCAATCCAGACTCTTTGAACTGTAGTCTGGACGTGGTGCTCCAGGAGGACAGGAAGAGGACGAGCTGCAGGCAGTGCGTTGAGGCTTACCAACGCTATGACCACCATGCTCAGGAGAAATACGATGAGTTTGAGCTTGTGCTCAAGAAATATTTACAATCGGATGAGTACTCGGTGAAATCGTGTCCTAAGGATTGTAAGGTAGGATCAATGGTGTCTTTTCTTCTACTCTTCTATGCGCGATCAGTTTAGAGTTTTTTGTAtttatctcccctcccctctctcatgGTTTATGTTACTTGTAGTTATGGTAACTTGAAAGGCTGCCAGACACAAATAGATTAATGCGAAAGGATTATTTTCTAGAACAGAGAAATCTTGGTTTTTCTAGGATAATAgaattccctttctacctccatACAATTGGCTTAAACTCTGCTACCTTCTTTTACTGTTTTAGCGTGGCTTGATAGGAAAGCAGTGATAGAGACTGCATGGCATTAAGTAAAACTTGTCACAAGAAAAAGTAAAgtggtgtgtgcatgtgtgagtcAGGCATGAGAGTTTCCAGAACTGTCTTGTAATGACATTCTTAAGTTGGTCTTCTTGTGAGAGAAGAGCAATGGTTGttgatatttgtttatttatatttcgTTTCAATACATACTGATTTATTTCTGGTTGTATAAAATGCAGGTGTTGTCTGCAAGAGGTTAATTATCATCTGTTaacttcccaggtttctctgagaTTGATATTAACAACTTTACGGTATCAGTATACAGTCGTCTAGAATTCTCATAGGAAAATAATGTTACGTTATAAATCAATATTTACTGAACCCTAATAAAGACGTCCTCTCCACGGTTGAGGAGAACATTTATTGATTATCAGGCCACATCAATCTTAAGTTTGCGGACAAGCAATCAGATTAGCAAAGTAAAAAAGACAGTCTTTGTATGTATATCCTATCTAAAAAGTGTATCGCTATCCGAGGTGCTGAAGCTGAAACTAGCTCAAGGACTCCAGTGGATATAAACAGATACTGCAGTGACCTTTGGTAGGGATATAATGATGACAGAATCTCAATAAGATTCATTGTTATATGCTAGAACTAACCCTTCTTACCTGGAAAGATGAACAAtgtgaagtttttaaaaattattttcactagaaaaaaagaaagcacacTTTAGATTTTAGAaaggcactctatcctctgcctGTGGCTGACACCCCATAGAACTTAGGAAAGTACAGACAAGGGCGGTATTATATCAAACTCTGTATTTCTGCTTTTACAACATTACTGGCCTAAGTGTTCCTTTTCTGGGTTAATATAATTGTAGGGTCACATTTTATTTGGTAATAAAAAGTAATTATCTACTGTCTTAGAAACTAGATTAATCCAAAAGGAACCTTGTTTTGACCATGTTCTTTAGCATCAGAGGTAGACCTAATAAAGTGGGAGGCCTGTAGTGATCAAAATAAACTAGAGTCAGGGATTCCCCAGTAGTTGCTTTTTTTAAAGGTCATTGGAGGGACCTAGGCTTCTGACTCTGAAAATTATAGTCAAacacttgggggtggggggaagagtaACACTGAATGATTTTTTCTATAATATTGTGTTATTTTCTGGGGTAAAGTACAATGAATGGTCAAAGAAGGAAACTCCAAAATGAGGTCTTTGagttttaaagataattttaaaccttaaaaagTAGGAATGATACTTTCACTATAATTTAAGCCATGCCCTTTCCTTTTACATGAACCATCACCTTTATTAGCTCAAATAAAGACATTTCATCCTACTCTGTGACAATTTGAATTCTTAAACATTATTTAAGGCATGGGATGTGTTAATTCTTAAGTGAGAGACTGGGTGGAAATTTTTTGGGTTTGAATCAATTCTCCA is a window from the Gracilinanus agilis isolate LMUSP501 unplaced genomic scaffold, AgileGrace unplaced_scaffold3373, whole genome shotgun sequence genome containing:
- the NALF1 gene encoding transmembrane protein FAM155A, whose amino-acid sequence is MTRGAWMCRQYDDGLKIWFAAPRENEKPFTDSERAQKWRLSLASLLFFTVLLSDHLWFCAEAKLTRTRDKEHHHQQQHQQQQQRQQEQQQQQQQQQQQQQQQQRQQEPSWPALYTSMGESSPTVQAHRLLSSSSSPTLPPSPSSSGSSRGGGGGGGNGGGSSSSGHSSRGQNNQNKAIFLGNSTKPLWRLETCYPEAASSGQCFIVEDADSVCQRNWSQVIEEEPQQQVTGKHKTPHLKDFYLPFCNSYTFWELFSGLSNPDSLNCSLDVVLQEDRKRTSCRQCVEAYQRYDHHAQEKYDEFELVLKKYLQSDEYSVKSCPKDCK